In Eriocheir sinensis breed Jianghai 21 chromosome 23, ASM2467909v1, whole genome shotgun sequence, a single window of DNA contains:
- the LOC127002315 gene encoding dopamine D2-like receptor, producing MSPTLYPPSSAPSSIAGAVSSGVPMGLKILAQTLPELQVPAVTDKEEDSLEAQYNGGIVNGNDELATVAPSPRVTSIIADVISMCDNCTANETENCTLNFPEDDPANTERNYWTLLLLLFPVFTVFGNILVLMSVYKERSLQTVTNYFIVSLAVADLLLASIVMPFAVYYLRHLI from the coding sequence ATGTCACCCACATTGTACCCGCCGTCGTCCGCGCCCTCTTCAATCGCGGGGGCGGTGTCCTCGGGCGTGCCCATGGGCCTTAAGATTCTGGCCCAAACGCTTCCTGAGCTTCAGGTGCCCGCCGTGACCGACAAGGAGGAGGATTCCTTGGAGGCACAGTACAACGGTGGGATAGTGAACGGAAACGACGAGCTGGCCACGGTCGCCCCAAGCCCTCGAGTTACTTCCATCATCGCCGACGTGATCAGCATGTGTGATAACTGCACCGCCAACGAGACCGAGAACTGTACTCTAAACTTCCCCGAGGACGACCCCGCTAACACGGAGAGAAACTACTGGACtctgctgctcctgctgttcCCAGTGTTCACCGTGTTTGGCAACATTCTGGTGCTCATGTCCGTGTACAAGGAACGTTCGCTGCAGACCGTCACCAACTACTTCATAGTGTCCTTGGCGGTCGCCGACCTGCTCCTCGCCTCCATCGTCATGCCCTTCGCCGTCTACTATCTG